One window of Diabrotica undecimpunctata isolate CICGRU chromosome 8, icDiaUnde3, whole genome shotgun sequence genomic DNA carries:
- the LOC140448533 gene encoding uncharacterized protein, whose translation MKFPLFIFIFICILSSSFILALNRVELSHENYNVEDRKNYPGFAEVLRAITEILQSIISLLTGSGSVENIVKSIQGFAVEITRLVSIQGMVGQIPMIGPFLQPIVGFLNFILSNAPLMGGMISLILVGLDVPEP comes from the exons ATGAAGTTTcctttgtttatatttattttcatttgtaTCTTAAGCTCGTCTTTTATTTTGGCGTTAAATA GGGTGGAATTATCGCACGAAAATTACAATGTAGAAGATCGAAAAAATTATCCAG GTTTCGCAGAAGTTCTTAGAGCTATAACAGAAATTTTGCAGAGCATTATTTCTTTACTAACAGGAAGTGGTTCTGTAGAAAATATAGTAAAATCTATACAAGGATTTGCGGTGGAAATAACGCGGTTAGTTAGCATTCAAGGTATGGTAGGCCAAATTCCAATGATTGGCCCATTTTTACAGCCTATAGTAGGATTTCTCAACTTTATTCTATCGAATGCTCCTTTGATGGGTGGAATGATCTCATTAATTTTGGTAGGACTAGATGTGCCAGAACCTTAA
- the LOC140449080 gene encoding uncharacterized protein, with protein sequence MKPLFYERVRQTLRTLQIPIPNTYSNFIEIPPPWTLSIPQSDTSLNIFRKNDIPYSLIKNTFINKLTKFSKSYHIYTDASKISTGVGAAVITPNITLEYKLPCLSCIHTDELYAIYQALVHINSSNISNALIITDSLSSINTINQLYTKHPIALLIKKELATIQNNNYTVQFLWGPSHIGLQGNEEADRTSEAQQARNSETASKVRDVVLNDLKSFIKVKVENLWQNQWDSSTSKLCEVKTFVKPWKSKIHQVIVTRLRLGHTRLTHGHIIGHTNPTLCENCNIPLSVKHVLVECPRYQLQRQNNHIIGLTNELLGENCKIEHLVKFF encoded by the coding sequence ATGAAACCGCTATTCTACGAAAGAGTTAGGCAAACCCTTAGAACTTTACAAATTCCGATACCAAATACCTATTCCAACTTCATAGAAATTCCTCCTCCTTGGACATTAAGCATTCCTCAATCCGATACATCCTTAAATATCTTTAGAAAGAACGATATTCCATATtccttaataaaaaatactttcatCAACAAACTAACAAAATTTTCTAAATCCTATCATAtatacacagatgcttctaaaatATCTACTGGAGTTGGGGCAGCTGTCATTACTCCAAATATTACACTTGAGTATAAACTGCCATGCCTAAGCTGTATACATACTGACGAGCTATACGCCATCTATCAAGCTCTCGTTCATATTAACTCCAGCAATATATCCAATGCTCTTATAATTACCGATTCCCTCAGTTCCATCAACACCATTAACCAACTGTACACGAAGCATCCAATTGCTCTTCTAATCAAAAAAGAACTAGCTACCATTCAAAACAATAACTATACTGTACAATTCCTATGGGGTCCTTCACACATTGGCCtccaaggaaatgaagaagcggATCGTACAAGCGAAGCCCAACAAGCCAGGAACAGTGAAACCGCGAGTAAAGTGAGAGATGTAGTTCTTAAcgatttaaaatcatttattaaagtGAAAGTCGAAAATCTATGGCAAAACCAGTGGGACAGTTCAACTTCAAAACTTTGCGAAGTGAAAACGTTTGTAAAACCGTGGAAATCTAAAATTCACCAAGTCATTGTTACTCGTCTTCGTCTAGGACATACCCGACTTACCCACGGACACATAATTGGTCACACTAATCCCACTTTATGTGAAAATTGTAATATTCCACTAAGTGTTAAGCATGTACTTGTAGAGTGCCCAAGATACCAGTTGCAGAGACAGAACAACCACATCATCGGATTAACAAATGAACTCTTAggtgaaaattgtaaaattgaacATTTGGTAAAATTCTTCTGA